A DNA window from Paenibacillus andongensis contains the following coding sequences:
- a CDS encoding bile acid:sodium symporter family protein codes for MLSQLNRQLEKILPLITPVSVLIGVLLGSHLSGYTFLSPWLFAFMTFAGSISSSFKEFVKVVVQPLPLIITLLILHVAMPLIAMGLGHVVYSHEPMTITGLILAAAIPTGITSFVWVAIYRGNIVLTLSIILMDTILSPFVVPYTLSALIGTKVQMDSFAMMKGLFLMIVLPSIIGMLLNQWTRGKIKEQWSGRLGPFSKITMGIVVAINSSVIAPYLRDFNTKLLGLAGFVLFIASLGYILGWLVAKLLRWEQDVVVALTFNSGMRNISAGAVLAVAYFPPLVAVPVVLGMLFQQSLASLFGYLLNRRYALKHDIPNLTANSVKQV; via the coding sequence ATGCTGTCTCAATTGAATCGTCAATTAGAAAAAATCTTGCCGCTAATCACACCAGTCAGTGTTCTCATCGGTGTTTTACTAGGCAGTCATTTATCCGGATACACCTTTTTATCCCCTTGGTTGTTTGCCTTTATGACCTTTGCAGGCAGCATAAGCTCCAGCTTCAAAGAATTCGTCAAGGTGGTCGTTCAGCCACTTCCGCTCATCATCACACTGTTGATTCTACATGTCGCGATGCCGCTGATTGCTATGGGTCTCGGGCATGTCGTATATAGCCATGAGCCCATGACTATAACTGGCCTCATCTTAGCAGCAGCTATACCTACTGGCATTACAAGTTTCGTCTGGGTAGCCATTTATCGCGGAAATATCGTGCTCACGTTATCGATTATTCTCATGGACACCATTCTTTCACCCTTCGTCGTTCCCTACACGCTATCTGCGTTAATTGGTACCAAAGTACAGATGGACTCGTTCGCGATGATGAAGGGCCTGTTCCTCATGATCGTTCTACCTTCTATCATTGGCATGCTGCTGAATCAATGGACACGCGGCAAAATTAAGGAACAATGGAGTGGCCGTCTAGGTCCTTTTTCGAAAATAACCATGGGCATCGTTGTCGCTATCAACAGCTCCGTAATCGCCCCTTATCTACGTGACTTTAATACTAAATTACTAGGCTTAGCTGGATTTGTACTCTTCATAGCCTCACTTGGATACATCCTAGGATGGCTGGTCGCCAAGCTCCTGCGGTGGGAACAAGACGTTGTCGTCGCACTTACGTTTAACAGTGGGATGCGTAATATAAGTGCTGGCGCAGTACTCGCCGTTGCCTACTTCCCGCCTCTCGTGGCTGTCCCCGTTGTACTAGGCATGCTGTTCCAGCAATCGTTGGCCTCGCTTTTCGGCTATCTGTTGAACAGACGCTACGCTCTGAAACATGATATTCCTAACTTAACGGCCAATAGTGTGAAACAAGTTTAG
- a CDS encoding ATP-binding protein — protein sequence MSSESIILSNDLKELERLGVFLRGLSGTMGMDDHTLYQVNLVCDELVTNIILYGYPPDENRMHTIRIDLGLVPGGWELRMTDRGVAFNPLLKSAPCTDLSIEERGIGGLGIHFVKQVMDDIAYERLNEENVLMMKKWRIKEEGIS from the coding sequence GTGTCATCAGAGTCCATCATTTTGAGCAATGATCTGAAGGAACTGGAACGGCTAGGTGTATTCTTGCGAGGCTTGTCGGGGACGATGGGCATGGATGACCATACGTTGTACCAAGTGAATTTAGTCTGCGACGAGCTGGTGACGAACATCATTCTCTATGGCTATCCGCCTGATGAAAACCGTATGCATACGATCCGCATTGATTTGGGGCTTGTCCCTGGGGGCTGGGAGCTTCGAATGACAGATCGCGGAGTGGCATTCAATCCGCTGCTGAAGTCAGCTCCATGCACGGATCTTAGCATAGAGGAACGGGGGATCGGCGGGCTTGGCATCCACTTTGTGAAGCAGGTAATGGATGACATCGCGTATGAACGCTTGAACGAGGAGAATGTTCTAATGATGAAAAAATGGCGAATCAAGGAGGAGGGAATATCATGA
- a CDS encoding TetR/AcrR family transcriptional regulator, translating to MKSKWEQELEEHRDKRRQDIVLAAQELFLEKDLPGVTMKDIGHQLGISRVTLYKYYNSIDELAFEVQMKVLDDLFRFVDSHKVGERADEKMRNLLAAWQDFTQTRPSHLRFIGLFDHYYRENYPTRELEEKYRIFIQNVFPSPVQLILEGIQDGSIRSDLDPAQSSAMIANTMMSMTQRMASRGNILRVEQAIDPGEMMRQLIDMIMAYLKPEAHSI from the coding sequence ATGAAAAGCAAGTGGGAACAGGAATTAGAGGAGCATAGAGATAAACGGCGACAGGACATTGTTCTGGCTGCTCAGGAGCTTTTTTTGGAAAAAGATTTGCCAGGTGTAACGATGAAAGATATCGGACATCAATTGGGGATCAGCCGTGTCACACTTTATAAATATTATAATTCGATTGATGAGCTGGCGTTTGAAGTTCAGATGAAGGTTTTAGACGATTTATTTCGATTTGTCGATTCTCACAAAGTCGGTGAAAGAGCCGATGAGAAAATGCGGAACTTATTAGCAGCATGGCAGGATTTTACCCAGACTAGACCTAGCCATTTGCGTTTTATCGGACTGTTTGATCACTATTATCGGGAAAACTATCCAACCCGCGAATTGGAGGAGAAGTATCGAATATTCATCCAAAATGTCTTTCCATCACCTGTTCAGCTTATTCTCGAAGGCATTCAAGATGGCTCGATCCGTTCTGATCTCGATCCAGCCCAATCTTCAGCCATGATTGCAAACACGATGATGAGCATGACGCAGCGAATGGCATCTAGGGGGAATATTCTTCGTGTAGAACAAGCGATTGATCCAGGCGAGATGATGCGGCAGTTAATTGACATGATCATGGCCTATCTGAAACCCGAAGCACATTCAATTTGA
- a CDS encoding PP2C family protein-serine/threonine phosphatase, which produces MNMVVAVLLIVCLVVVIVWQLSERKRRSVELELQRTMQLFDVSLEVNSTIRKQDLLVKIMETSSRIMNAEASSVILVDEEKGELFFDLALGEKGDEVREIRLKIGEGIAGWVAQTGESVKVDDAGQDKRWSSKVAKRVDYPTRSLLCVPLVSKGKIIGVLQVLNKRDGAHFSDRDLQLLESIASPTAVSLENAMLYEALEKSIHALKTTTAAKERMESELRIATDIQMGFLPRGSLCISSGGVEGDTSSSSEVDGHESAAAVTVETLAIIRPAREVGGDFYDYFCIGADRLFFVLGDVSDKGIPAALFMAVTMTLLKGKMTSEMTPGELLTAVNQELYKDDSTMFATIFCGVLNVATGLLLYSDGGHCPPYIVRDGGEVELLKGEKGLPLGVMDDMVYMNNEVMLGLGDRIIVYTDGITEAEDRLQEQYGFSRLKDVLVKEQSSAPEQLLGQMVMDVDLFADGAVQSDDIAVLIVDRSPIKIVNSAI; this is translated from the coding sequence ATGAATATGGTTGTAGCTGTGCTTCTTATTGTATGTCTTGTGGTCGTCATCGTTTGGCAGCTGAGCGAGCGAAAGCGTAGATCCGTAGAGCTGGAGCTTCAGAGAACTATGCAGCTATTCGATGTAAGTTTGGAAGTGAATTCAACGATTCGCAAGCAGGATTTGCTTGTGAAAATCATGGAAACCTCTTCTCGCATTATGAATGCGGAGGCTTCGTCGGTTATTTTGGTCGATGAGGAAAAAGGGGAGCTGTTCTTTGACCTCGCGCTGGGTGAAAAAGGCGATGAGGTTCGTGAAATTCGCCTCAAAATAGGTGAAGGCATCGCAGGCTGGGTGGCTCAGACCGGCGAATCGGTCAAGGTTGATGATGCTGGACAGGATAAGCGGTGGTCGTCGAAGGTAGCGAAACGAGTTGATTATCCAACGCGCAGCCTACTCTGCGTGCCACTAGTCAGCAAGGGGAAAATCATCGGAGTGCTGCAGGTGTTGAACAAGCGGGATGGCGCTCATTTCTCTGACCGCGATTTACAGCTGCTTGAGTCCATCGCATCGCCAACGGCGGTATCCTTGGAAAATGCCATGCTGTATGAAGCACTGGAGAAGTCTATCCATGCGTTGAAAACGACAACGGCTGCTAAGGAACGGATGGAGAGCGAGCTGCGTATTGCCACCGACATCCAGATGGGATTCCTGCCTCGCGGAAGTTTGTGTATAAGCAGTGGCGGTGTTGAAGGTGATACGAGCAGCTCATCTGAAGTGGATGGTCACGAAAGTGCTGCCGCAGTCACCGTGGAGACACTGGCCATTATTCGCCCAGCTCGTGAGGTGGGCGGAGACTTCTACGACTACTTCTGCATCGGCGCGGATCGCTTATTCTTCGTTCTTGGCGATGTTTCCGACAAGGGAATCCCTGCCGCTTTGTTCATGGCCGTAACGATGACATTGCTCAAAGGGAAGATGACCTCAGAGATGACTCCCGGTGAGCTGTTGACGGCAGTCAATCAGGAGCTTTATAAGGATGACTCGACGATGTTTGCCACGATTTTCTGCGGGGTTTTGAATGTCGCGACAGGTCTACTCCTGTATAGTGATGGCGGTCATTGTCCTCCTTACATCGTGAGAGATGGCGGTGAAGTTGAGCTTTTGAAGGGGGAAAAAGGTCTTCCACTTGGCGTCATGGACGACATGGTGTATATGAATAATGAGGTCATGCTAGGTCTAGGAGATCGCATAATCGTGTATACGGATGGCATTACAGAGGCTGAGGACCGACTTCAAGAACAATACGGCTTTTCCCGCCTCAAGGATGTATTAGTGAAGGAACAATCGAGTGCGCCTGAGCAATTGCTTGGTCAGATGGTGATGGATGTGGATCTATTCGCAGATGGTGCAGTGCAATCCGATGATATTGCCGTGCTCATTGTGGATCGCAGCCCTATCAAAATTGTAAACTCCGCTATATAG
- a CDS encoding GNAT family N-acetyltransferase: protein MYVHELTTEKDALRITDFYLSSESFDDQRHTPGELEHFRNAPRLSLTQRNHRHWFIENESGEIIAVTSCKENEHQSGGFLWDYLAVHRDYRRHGFAKILFQALETFARSAEGRYILTYTCDLPEYQPIQKMFRTNGFELIGTYPNYYYEGEARLAFYKPLLNNK, encoded by the coding sequence ATGTATGTACACGAATTAACAACGGAAAAGGACGCATTGCGCATTACAGATTTTTATTTGTCTTCGGAATCTTTTGATGACCAGCGGCATACACCGGGAGAACTAGAGCATTTCCGCAATGCCCCCCGACTTAGTTTAACGCAGCGCAATCACCGGCATTGGTTTATTGAGAACGAATCAGGTGAGATTATTGCCGTTACCAGCTGCAAAGAAAATGAGCATCAATCCGGAGGATTTCTGTGGGATTACTTAGCTGTACACCGCGATTACCGCAGACATGGCTTTGCGAAGATATTATTCCAAGCGTTGGAGACGTTCGCCAGATCAGCGGAGGGTCGATATATCCTTACATATACCTGTGATTTGCCAGAGTATCAGCCTATCCAAAAAATGTTTAGAACGAATGGTTTTGAATTAATCGGCACTTATCCGAATTACTATTATGAAGGTGAAGCCAGGCTGGCTTTTTACAAACCGCTGTTAAACAACAAATGA
- a CDS encoding STAS domain-containing protein, giving the protein MMITEQMQGDIVLLSLNGRLDANTSASLEAAFAKLVEQGNGKFVFDLQGLDYVSSAGLRSLLAAAKMIKVIQGKLALARMNEQVKDVFDMSGFSRIFSIYETEADAVHAIS; this is encoded by the coding sequence ATGATGATAACCGAGCAAATGCAAGGCGATATCGTGCTGCTGAGCTTAAACGGCCGATTGGATGCGAATACATCCGCGAGTTTGGAAGCGGCTTTTGCAAAACTAGTCGAGCAAGGGAATGGCAAGTTTGTGTTTGATCTTCAAGGACTTGATTATGTCAGCAGTGCAGGGCTGAGAAGCTTACTTGCAGCAGCTAAAATGATTAAGGTGATTCAAGGGAAGTTGGCGCTGGCTCGAATGAATGAGCAGGTGAAGGATGTTTTCGACATGTCGGGATTTAGTCGTATTTTCTCGATTTATGAGACGGAAGCGGATGCTGTCCATGCTATTTCTTAG
- a CDS encoding cyclic nucleotide-binding domain-containing protein, with protein sequence MGLRTEDIRKLWMMLPIFYFSGIAESLNYTAFMALFNQRFGVQYLPYIYIVEAAIMPLEGWLLAKLANRLPKAKMMTTLYLIMMGLLLLNGAVLLGFKLGGIDFRYYYPILFLSSNFVVRQLTLLLWSTAFDLCPTQQAKRLMPVFIASTTTGGITAGLIAHQIGKLLGTEAVYALAPVLMVFGFIFFRKALARYLVPLTLKEDNRLKTQGTSGTAEEEQQPAGYYVKQMLRSPFLLCAIALMTLMPAVYFMIEYQYFTAAESRFPIEGDLTSFYGLITAIQFTICLLLQTVSTRLMNWLGASNMLLAITVIFLGGFGLTALFVNQSLGLVIVSGSYAIFYILLYYIAEPCYQLFFKMMPIGKRDGYRYFAQGVAASGGILIGSLLSLLHSFGLIQLSPLAWVGVVVAAILVVVAWYGRNLYIRELVKSVQSLHADLSDIAGSFIGGIRSSKALSSMLGYLKHPNDYVRELALEVIGKAKDSAFLPQLIGMIGEESSRIRIAVLRAMNLQGATIQDLVQVASFLEDEDPEVRAESVKLISKATHLKSQSHFFIRVKLLDNHPKVVHEGVKALYALESEESYQACDEAIIKMLDNGGEWAVYGCHTVADLKLDSYSAWVLSLLDDHRPAVKVAAARCIGKLEHVDAIPHLLSMVPLADQELRKAILEAFVDMGAKALPALLNGVNHANPFIWNSAVTALAELLDESKLRSELVDRCVSRMLASTQERALPAALQELGMQGLAELANQRCGELHNALVGGAWAVMAKFVDERVVTTLREATQDESDEVRDNALEVLAEGLGDRRLALALLELLKKENGRSSVAMTEPLLILQEAKIWSDDWLRDIAVYALSSLERADMKEDRKFLTMLDKVIFLKQVSLFADLSVDELGLIAGIATEEVHEDLTYLLRRGEKNAAMYLIIEGNVELSNETGIGETVTIGVLGPKQAFGETTALDGSPSSITAQAIFDEVRVLTLQGESLSRLVRLYPEIGIGLLHASSARVRLLENMLLKMA encoded by the coding sequence ATGGGACTGCGCACAGAAGATATTCGGAAGCTATGGATGATGCTGCCGATCTTTTATTTTAGCGGGATTGCTGAATCCTTGAACTATACCGCGTTCATGGCGCTTTTTAACCAAAGATTCGGTGTGCAGTATCTGCCTTATATCTATATCGTAGAAGCGGCAATCATGCCTCTAGAGGGCTGGCTCTTAGCAAAGCTGGCGAATCGGCTGCCTAAGGCCAAAATGATGACTACGCTCTACCTAATTATGATGGGATTGCTTCTCCTCAATGGTGCGGTGCTGCTTGGATTTAAGCTGGGCGGCATTGATTTCAGGTATTACTACCCGATTCTGTTCTTGTCTTCCAACTTTGTCGTGAGACAGCTGACGCTGCTGCTTTGGAGTACGGCCTTTGATCTGTGTCCCACCCAGCAGGCCAAAAGGTTAATGCCGGTGTTCATCGCTTCGACGACGACCGGCGGTATTACGGCAGGCTTGATCGCCCACCAAATCGGTAAGCTGCTTGGTACCGAAGCGGTGTACGCGCTCGCTCCCGTGTTGATGGTGTTCGGCTTCATCTTTTTCCGCAAAGCGTTGGCAAGGTATTTGGTGCCTTTGACTTTGAAAGAAGACAACCGGTTGAAGACCCAGGGCACTTCTGGCACGGCGGAAGAGGAGCAGCAGCCTGCTGGCTATTATGTGAAGCAAATGCTGCGCAGCCCGTTCCTGCTATGCGCCATTGCTTTGATGACACTTATGCCCGCGGTCTATTTTATGATCGAGTATCAGTACTTCACGGCTGCTGAAAGCAGGTTCCCGATAGAAGGCGATCTAACCTCATTTTATGGATTAATTACCGCTATTCAATTCACGATCTGCTTGCTTCTACAAACGGTGTCTACCCGCTTAATGAACTGGCTGGGCGCGAGTAATATGCTGCTGGCGATTACGGTTATTTTCCTTGGCGGCTTTGGACTTACGGCTTTGTTTGTCAATCAATCGCTGGGACTCGTAATCGTATCTGGCTCTTATGCCATTTTTTATATCCTCCTGTATTACATTGCGGAGCCGTGCTATCAGCTCTTCTTCAAAATGATGCCTATCGGAAAGCGCGACGGCTATCGTTATTTTGCTCAGGGTGTGGCTGCTTCGGGCGGGATCTTAATCGGTTCGCTGCTATCCTTGCTGCATTCGTTTGGTCTCATTCAGCTGTCCCCCCTTGCTTGGGTAGGTGTCGTTGTAGCGGCTATTCTCGTCGTGGTGGCTTGGTACGGAAGGAATCTGTACATTCGTGAACTGGTCAAAAGTGTGCAGTCCTTGCATGCGGATCTATCGGATATTGCAGGCTCCTTTATCGGGGGCATTCGCAGCTCCAAAGCTTTATCCTCCATGCTCGGCTATCTGAAGCATCCAAATGATTATGTGCGAGAGCTGGCTCTCGAAGTGATTGGTAAAGCGAAGGACTCCGCTTTCCTGCCGCAGTTGATCGGAATGATCGGTGAGGAAAGCTCGCGAATCCGCATTGCTGTGCTGCGGGCTATGAATTTGCAAGGGGCAACGATTCAGGATCTCGTGCAGGTCGCTTCGTTCCTGGAAGATGAAGATCCTGAGGTACGTGCGGAGAGTGTGAAGTTGATTTCAAAGGCAACACACCTCAAAAGCCAATCGCATTTCTTCATTCGTGTTAAGCTGCTAGACAACCATCCGAAGGTCGTGCACGAAGGCGTTAAGGCGCTTTATGCGCTGGAAAGTGAAGAAAGCTATCAAGCCTGTGACGAGGCGATTATTAAAATGCTCGATAACGGTGGTGAATGGGCCGTATATGGCTGTCACACCGTAGCGGATCTGAAGCTGGATTCCTATTCCGCATGGGTGTTGTCGCTGCTCGACGATCATCGTCCTGCCGTTAAAGTTGCGGCTGCGCGCTGTATTGGCAAACTTGAGCATGTGGATGCAATTCCGCATCTCTTGTCGATGGTGCCACTGGCAGATCAGGAGCTGCGCAAGGCCATTCTCGAGGCTTTCGTAGATATGGGGGCTAAGGCGCTGCCAGCCTTGCTGAACGGTGTGAATCATGCGAATCCGTTTATTTGGAATTCGGCAGTTACAGCGCTAGCTGAGCTGCTGGATGAAAGTAAATTGCGATCAGAGTTAGTTGATCGCTGTGTAAGTCGAATGCTTGCTTCCACGCAGGAACGCGCACTGCCGGCTGCTCTGCAAGAGCTTGGGATGCAGGGGCTTGCCGAGCTTGCCAACCAGCGCTGCGGGGAGCTGCACAATGCGCTTGTAGGCGGAGCGTGGGCAGTAATGGCCAAGTTCGTAGATGAGCGTGTAGTTACGACACTCCGTGAAGCGACTCAGGACGAGAGTGACGAGGTTCGTGATAATGCCTTGGAAGTTCTTGCTGAGGGGCTCGGCGATCGCAGATTGGCCTTGGCTCTGTTGGAATTATTAAAGAAAGAGAATGGAAGAAGCAGTGTAGCGATGACGGAGCCGCTGCTCATTTTGCAAGAAGCTAAGATTTGGTCGGATGATTGGCTTCGAGATATTGCTGTTTATGCACTAAGTTCACTGGAGCGTGCCGATATGAAGGAAGATCGCAAGTTTTTAACGATGCTGGATAAAGTTATTTTCTTGAAGCAGGTTTCCCTATTCGCGGACCTATCTGTGGATGAATTAGGTTTAATTGCAGGGATTGCAACGGAAGAAGTACACGAGGATCTGACTTATCTATTGCGCCGTGGTGAGAAGAATGCAGCCATGTATCTCATTATTGAGGGTAACGTAGAGTTGAGCAATGAGACGGGGATTGGAGAGACCGTAACCATTGGTGTACTGGGACCGAAGCAAGCCTTCGGCGAAACGACGGCATTAGACGGATCGCCTTCCTCGATTACCGCTCAAGCGATTTTCGATGAGGTGCGAGTGCTCACTTTGCAAGGGGAAAGCTTGTCTCGGTTAGTGAGATTGTATCCAGAGATCGGAATTGGGCTGCTCCATGCTTCTAGTGCCAGAGTGCGGCTGCTCGAAAATATGCTTTTGAAAATGGCTTAA
- a CDS encoding YbjN domain-containing protein, translating into MLTELAHARHLAQLGHLKEILDEAELATNLLEKSEAIPLHVLMAGFQEDSKGRDRFLHFSFLPLNDEEIVAIQLLQIYSTLPFHLQAGAREEVAALLLEVNTRLPIGHFGVNEEGEIHYRYVYSQSASRTFDSDEVLEILTLFVYMCDMFGEHIEQVASGEAKAEQVIQTLRS; encoded by the coding sequence ATGTTAACAGAACTTGCGCATGCGCGTCATTTGGCACAATTAGGGCATTTGAAAGAGATTTTGGATGAAGCAGAGCTTGCCACGAATTTATTAGAGAAATCCGAAGCTATTCCGCTGCATGTGCTAATGGCAGGGTTTCAAGAGGATAGTAAGGGACGAGATCGATTCCTTCACTTTAGTTTTTTACCGTTGAATGATGAGGAAATAGTCGCTATTCAACTGCTGCAAATCTACAGTACGCTGCCGTTTCATCTTCAAGCAGGTGCTCGCGAAGAGGTAGCCGCACTTTTATTGGAAGTTAATACTCGCTTACCCATAGGTCACTTTGGTGTGAATGAGGAGGGCGAGATCCATTATCGCTATGTGTATAGCCAATCGGCTTCGCGTACGTTCGATAGTGATGAAGTGTTAGAAATCCTTACCCTATTCGTGTATATGTGTGATATGTTCGGAGAGCACATCGAGCAGGTTGCCAGCGGTGAAGCAAAAGCAGAGCAGGTCATTCAGACCTTAAGATCATAA
- a CDS encoding eCIS core domain-containing protein translates to MQKSHINRQPDSSLHTNKINKPNSSSVSSDLMNIQRTIGNRAVGNMLTVQTKMTVGPAGDAYEQEADQMGKQAADHIAASESSGASKPDVQRSEGGESEEEELQMKPSSESIQRSEGGESEEEELQMKPSSESIQRSEGGESEEEELQMKPSSESIQRSEGGESEEEELQMKPSSESIQRSEGGESEEEELQMKPSSEGGFEAGAGIESQIKAKQGSGSRMDASIQAKMESAFGTDFSNVNIHNDSESSKINRSLGAEAFATGNDVFFREGRYNPDTREGQELLGHELTHVVQQRGGK, encoded by the coding sequence ATGCAAAAATCCCATATTAACCGGCAACCAGATTCTTCTTTGCATACGAATAAAATCAATAAACCGAATTCTTCTTCTGTTTCATCCGATTTGATGAATATTCAACGAACAATAGGCAATCGCGCCGTGGGCAATATGTTGACCGTTCAGACGAAAATGACCGTTGGACCAGCTGGTGATGCTTATGAGCAAGAAGCCGATCAAATGGGTAAACAAGCGGCTGACCATATTGCTGCATCTGAAAGTAGTGGAGCATCTAAGCCAGATGTTCAGCGCTCGGAAGGCGGAGAGTCTGAGGAAGAAGAGCTGCAGATGAAGCCATCATCAGAGTCGATTCAGCGCTCAGAGGGCGGAGAGTCTGAAGAAGAAGAGCTGCAGATGAAGCCATCATCAGAGTCGATTCAGCGCTCGGAAGGCGGAGAGTCTGAGGAAGAAGAGCTGCAGATGAAGCCATCATCAGAGTCGATTCAGCGCTCAGAGGGCGGAGAGTCTGAGGAAGAAGAGCTGCAGATGAAGCCATCATCAGAGTCGATTCAGCGCTCCGAAGGCGGAGAGTCTGAAGAAGAAGAGCTGCAGATGAAGCCATCGTCGGAAGGTGGCTTTGAAGCAGGTGCAGGGATTGAGTCGCAGATTAAAGCAAAGCAAGGAAGCGGGAGCAGAATGGATGCCAGCATTCAAGCGAAGATGGAATCGGCGTTCGGTACTGATTTTAGCAACGTAAATATACATAATGATTCAGAATCATCAAAGATTAACCGATCCTTAGGTGCAGAAGCTTTTGCTACGGGGAATGATGTGTTTTTCCGCGAAGGCAGATACAACCCAGATACACGCGAGGGGCAAGAACTGCTTGGTCACGAATTAACGCATGTTGTTCAACAACGAGGCGGCAAGTAG
- a CDS encoding sensor histidine kinase: MQIRTLPLFKSLRFQLVVGLLIIVIPIVAFMIYNNLYAIKVVRNQVAQSNKNLISLYMGQIDRNLDEVDKYLFNFAAQDTGLLVLDALRDQNADRYSFTKIQLNNKLLKDLPSYKPMDMFFVYSEPNQDLLTVMSDQVSYTRQVAVENNIMTIFQDQREGANQTSLKEWFIQKLGDQYFLTRVIKYGNVYIGAWADANKLMVPLNLVDLGNNGRALLVTDEFEAMSNQAFVQENQINLNDVGTEYKLTGKDEKFLVVSEKSAKGWFSLVAVIPDSIILENLPFLRRIVSFILMGSLILFPFILFLLRKIILVPINRIMMAMRRIEDGNLDVRITYRPSVLEFDKMNQSFNRMISQIQELKINVLKEKLNHQKAELKHLQLQINPHFFLNSLNIIYNLAQVKDFTLIQEMALSLVEYFRFMFRSNMAFVALRDEVQHTLNYFRIQEMRFPQNLTYDLSVPDNLMDIAVPPLVIQTFVENTIKHAVSMDKQVHIGVTIEAREGNRINIRVQDTGKGFPEDVLARLQMEMDIGNGEGHYIGIWNVQRRLRLLYQDQAQIAFSNCDGHGAVIEILIPFHEKERGEVYASIASRGR; this comes from the coding sequence GTGCAAATTCGTACGCTGCCTCTATTCAAATCACTTCGCTTTCAGTTGGTAGTTGGGTTGCTAATTATTGTCATCCCCATCGTGGCTTTCATGATCTACAACAATTTATATGCCATCAAGGTTGTTCGGAATCAAGTGGCTCAATCGAATAAAAATTTAATCAGCTTATATATGGGGCAGATCGACCGTAATTTGGATGAGGTAGACAAGTATTTATTCAACTTCGCTGCGCAAGACACTGGACTGCTTGTACTTGACGCGCTGCGAGATCAAAATGCCGATCGGTACTCTTTTACGAAAATTCAATTAAACAATAAGCTGTTAAAAGACCTCCCTAGTTATAAACCAATGGACATGTTCTTTGTTTATTCGGAGCCGAATCAAGATTTATTGACAGTTATGAGTGATCAAGTTTCTTACACCAGACAGGTAGCCGTTGAAAATAACATTATGACCATTTTTCAGGACCAACGCGAGGGTGCAAATCAGACAAGCCTGAAAGAGTGGTTCATACAAAAGCTCGGAGATCAATATTTTTTGACCCGTGTAATTAAATATGGGAATGTCTATATCGGGGCGTGGGCAGATGCGAATAAATTAATGGTGCCGCTGAACTTAGTCGATTTGGGCAACAACGGCAGGGCGCTGCTGGTTACGGACGAGTTCGAGGCCATGTCTAACCAAGCTTTTGTACAAGAAAATCAAATTAATTTGAACGATGTTGGAACGGAGTACAAACTCACGGGAAAAGACGAGAAATTTCTAGTCGTAAGTGAAAAATCCGCGAAAGGTTGGTTCAGCTTAGTTGCTGTCATCCCAGACAGCATCATTCTGGAGAATCTTCCTTTCCTTCGCCGAATTGTCTCTTTTATTCTGATGGGATCACTGATTCTGTTTCCTTTCATTTTATTTCTTTTAAGGAAAATCATCTTAGTTCCGATAAATCGGATCATGATGGCTATGAGAAGAATCGAAGACGGGAATTTGGACGTCCGCATCACTTACCGTCCTTCCGTTCTGGAATTTGACAAGATGAACCAATCTTTCAATCGCATGATTTCGCAGATTCAGGAATTGAAAATTAATGTCTTGAAAGAAAAATTAAATCATCAGAAGGCCGAACTCAAGCATTTACAGCTTCAAATTAATCCGCACTTTTTTCTAAATTCGTTGAACATTATTTATAATTTGGCGCAGGTGAAAGACTTTACATTGATTCAGGAAATGGCGCTTAGTCTCGTAGAATATTTTCGCTTTATGTTTCGGAGCAACATGGCATTCGTCGCTTTGAGGGATGAGGTTCAGCATACACTTAATTACTTTCGTATCCAGGAGATGCGGTTTCCCCAAAATTTGACCTATGATCTATCCGTTCCGGACAATCTGATGGATATAGCGGTTCCTCCGCTTGTTATTCAAACCTTTGTGGAAAATACGATCAAACATGCCGTTAGCATGGACAAGCAGGTTCATATTGGTGTAACCATTGAAGCCAGGGAAGGTAACAGAATCAATATTCGGGTTCAGGATACTGGAAAAGGATTTCCTGAAGATGTTTTGGCTCGGCTACAGATGGAGATGGATATCGGTAACGGAGAAGGTCATTATATCGGGATATGGAATGTGCAGCGTCGATTGCGCCTGCTGTATCAAGATCAAGCCCAAATCGCATTTTCAAATTGTGATGGCCACGGCGCAGTCATTGAAATTCTCATCCCATTTCATGAGAAGGAAAGAGGCGAAGTCTATGCTTCAATTGCTAGTCGTGGACGATGA